Part of the Paenarthrobacter sp. JL.01a genome is shown below.
CCAAGGGCAAGGATGCGAAAACAGCCACCCTGGTCCTCACCAGGATCGGCGAGGAGCGGGTGGCTGTTGTGGTGGAGCCGGTGACCGCCTGAGGCGTCAGCGTCGCGAGAACTCAGAAGCTTCGCGCACCTGGCCGGGAGTCGGGCGCACCCCTGTGTAGAGGACGAACTGTTCCTCCGCCTGAATGGCGATGACTTCGGCTCCGGTGATGACCGGCTTTCCGGCAGCCCGCGCAGCGGTGATGAGCGGCGTTTCGGAGGGCAGCGCAACGACGTCGAAGACCACTTGCGCGGCGGCAATGGTGGCGTCATCGAAGGACTGCGCAGTTTCATCCGCTCCGGCCATGCCAAGCGGTGTGACGTTGATGATGAGGTCCGCGGTTGCTCCGTTGACGTTGTCCTGCCAGCCAAAACCGTACAGCTCCGCAAGAGCGCGGCCGGTGGTTTCATTGCGGGCGACAATGGTGACGGCGGTAAAGCCGGCATCCCGGAGGGCTGCGGCAACTGCCTTCGCCATACCCCCGGCCCCGCGCAGCAGGACCGTGTGGCTTGTGGGAACCTCGTGGTCCTTCAGCAGCCGGGCAATGGCGATGTAATCGGTGTTGTAGGCGGTCAGGACGCCGTCGTCGTTCACGATCGTGTTCACCGAATCGATGGCCCTGGCCGAGGGATCCAGCACATCCACCAGCGGAATGACGGCCTCCTTGTACGGCATGGACACCGCGGCGCCCCGGATCGGGAGGCCGCGGATGCCCGCAACGGCAAGGGTGATGTCAGCGGGTGCGAATGCCTTGTAGATAAAGTTCAATCCGAGCAGATCGTAAAGATAGTTGTGGAACCGGGTCCCGATATTGCTGGGGCGGGCCGCGAGCGAAATGCACAGGGACATGTCTTTATTCAGGATGGGCATCCACCCATTAAACAACGGGCCGTTGACCGTTTAGCCTTGGCGCGCCTTCATTCGCGGGTTGTTCTTGTTGATGACGAATGTGCGGCCACGCCTGCGGACGATCTGGGCGCCCGGGATCTTCTTGAGTGCACGCAGCGAGTTCCTGACCTTCATGGTGTTTCTCCTTCTACTTGGGTGGTTTGGCTTTGGAGGCTTCTACAGGGCATTGCTCAGATCCAGCGGATCCTCCCACACGGCAAAATCCGCTTCCATCTCGGCCTCCGTGAGCTGGCAGCTATCCAGGAGATCGCGGACTTCCCCGGCGTCGATGTCCTGCGAGTACCCGGTGAAGGCCAGGACCGTGCCACGGTCTCCATGGCTCGGGTGCCAGTCGAGGGCGGCATCGACGTCCGTTCCGGGCACTTGTTCAGGCCGGTCGGCCAGCCAGGTTCCGGTGCTTTCGAGCCAGACCCGGGGACCAATGCCTTGCACGGCAATCCGGGTTGTGGGAGCCGAGGCAATCCAGAGACGCCCGCGCATCCAATGGGTTCCGCTGGCCAGGTGTGGCAGGGCGTCGCGGAAACGCCCCGGATGCAAAGGACGACCGGCTTTATGCAGCACGGTGGTGAAGGAACCTTGGGATTCGCTGACAGGAAGACGTACGACGCCGGGCTTGTTCCGGGCCGCCGCTTCGGCGGGGTCGAAGCACCCCGGCCGGAACGTGTCAGCCGGAGCCACGAGGTGGGCATGGGGCGCCAGCTCGCCCAGCAGTTCAACTCCCGTCAACCATGGTTCCGATCCTTCGCCCGGATTTCCGGACAACACGGAGCCCAGGCCCGGGGACATGAGCACGGTATCCACCTGCCCGAATTCTCCGACGAGGAACTCGCCGCTGGTGCGCTCGTCGCTGGGCATCGAGGTGAAGCCGGATTCGAACAGCGTGTGCCGGTCCCAGATCTGATTGTCCACGTCCGCCGGATCAAGGGCCAGAACCGCATTGTCAATGACCACGGGGCCGTCGAGTCCGCGCCGGAGTTCGTCAACGGCCATGCCCGTGGCGACACCCGGAGGCAGGCCAAGGACCACGTGGTCGAAGCCGCATGCGGCGAGCCGTTCCGCCGTCGGGACTACATCCAACCGGACTGTGCAGCTTAGGCAGCCGTGTTCCAACAGTGTCGTTTCCCGCTCGAAGAGCCGTCCATCGCGGAATACGCGACGAAGGACCAACGATCCGTCCAGGAGGTCGTGGAGGACCACCACGGAATTGTCGTGGGTGCGGCCCAGCCGTTCTGCGGCGGCTTCGCGGCACTGACTGTCGAGGGAGCTGACAACGGTGAAATGCATGGAATGACAATAATGCGAATGGTTCTCAATAGCAAATCAGCCAGGGGAACGGTTACGTTCCGTGAGGCTTGACCATAAGGCTGCATTAGACTTGATCCGACCGCTGGCGGCCCCGCAGCGGGGAACCACGGCCGGCTG
Proteins encoded:
- a CDS encoding shikimate 5-dehydrogenase — encoded protein: MPILNKDMSLCISLAARPSNIGTRFHNYLYDLLGLNFIYKAFAPADITLAVAGIRGLPIRGAAVSMPYKEAVIPLVDVLDPSARAIDSVNTIVNDDGVLTAYNTDYIAIARLLKDHEVPTSHTVLLRGAGGMAKAVAAALRDAGFTAVTIVARNETTGRALAELYGFGWQDNVNGATADLIINVTPLGMAGADETAQSFDDATIAAAQVVFDVVALPSETPLITAARAAGKPVITGAEVIAIQAEEQFVLYTGVRPTPGQVREASEFSRR
- the ykgO gene encoding type B 50S ribosomal protein L36, translating into MKVRNSLRALKKIPGAQIVRRRGRTFVINKNNPRMKARQG
- a CDS encoding GTP-binding protein; the protein is MHFTVVSSLDSQCREAAAERLGRTHDNSVVVLHDLLDGSLVLRRVFRDGRLFERETTLLEHGCLSCTVRLDVVPTAERLAACGFDHVVLGLPPGVATGMAVDELRRGLDGPVVIDNAVLALDPADVDNQIWDRHTLFESGFTSMPSDERTSGEFLVGEFGQVDTVLMSPGLGSVLSGNPGEGSEPWLTGVELLGELAPHAHLVAPADTFRPGCFDPAEAAARNKPGVVRLPVSESQGSFTTVLHKAGRPLHPGRFRDALPHLASGTHWMRGRLWIASAPTTRIAVQGIGPRVWLESTGTWLADRPEQVPGTDVDAALDWHPSHGDRGTVLAFTGYSQDIDAGEVRDLLDSCQLTEAEMEADFAVWEDPLDLSNAL